ACAAGTGTTAGGTTATCTTAAACTTACTGGAGATCAGTTCTTGGAAACGACAATGTTCGATATCGAAGGCAACTTTCATCTGTGGGTCGTTCTGGGCTAACTTCCACTCAGCTCCGTATCTTTTCATATAGTCATATTCGGCACCACGTCTTAATTCGCGAGTTATGAGTGATCCGTTTATTTCCTGGAACAAAAAATTCGTAAATCAAGATGTGTATTCTATGTTGCATAATGTTAAAGTAAGGTTATGGTCAGTGACTGGTCAGTATGTGCCACAGCGGGGCTGAGGACTCTTCTTCCATTGATAAAGGAGTTATTACACTAGTTAGATACTAACCAATCATCACAAATTCTACCACCACATAGCTATAGTCAGTATGGTTGTGTATGGTGGTTGATCGTTTGTGAGTCAGTGTAAAAGTTGTTCAGTGACAAAAAATCTTAGTTACAAAATTTGGTTTtatgacaatgtaaggaatgattaataatttcctacatttaaattaactgtTACGaccaattattattagttaagttATCATTCAATCTTTTCATGTGTAGTTGTGGTAGTtctaaaagatttatatttaattggctggcagaaaatgctatTATAGCTAAGTCCAccctttgtacatgttttatttgtgcaataaagaataataaaaaaaatattttttttttatggcttacCTGCAAATTACCAATTTTAGCCATGATCATCTGTGAGCCGGTGTCGTAGTCCTCGTCGTTTTGCACTGGGTTCTTTAGGAAGTATAATTTTTTCAGAGATTTCAATTTATCTAATTCACTGAGGGATCGCcactgaaatattaattaatttcattactcattttcaacacaTAACATAGTTtcttaatttgacgacctccatggtcgagtgcgtacaccggttttcatgggtcccttcactccgaggtcccgggttcgattccgattcccggccgatgtagattatcattagttttctatgttgtcttgggtctgggtgtttgtggtaccgtcgttacttctgattttccataaaactaTTGCTTTAGCTcttacattgggaacagagtaatgtatgtgatgttgtctcatatttatttattttatttatagtaaaatggtTTTACTTCTTGAGAGACTTAGTTAAGTTCTATGATATTGTCAACCATTCTATATTAATCTATAGATCTCCTATCTTAACTAttcaatgtaattattataaattaaataattagtataaattaaataatacaaatagtttacacaagaaataaataaatagtttgtaaattaatttaaaaatttctttaGCCATAGATCTCAAAATGTTTAGAattgaacaaataataaaatcaaaaatatcttaCGCAGAATGTAATAAAGTATACTCACATCATTGATGTTATTTCtgttcaaaaacaatacttccaatttttcaaaaacatcaaCTTTACCATTGCCCGGTTCGTCATTAAACCTAATCGATCCGATGTTACAATCATTCAGACTTAATATCTTCAAACTTTTCAAACGTCCAAGGTTCATGATCTCCGTCCAGGAATCAATGGGATTACCATCGAGGCGCAATACAGACAGGGTACGGAGAGTCACATCCGgttgacttaatttttttattctgttgtACGCTGCAATGAGTTCGTTTATCTTCGGCCACAGATGTGAGAGGGCGAGGATGTCCGTCCATTCATAATCACAGACAGATATATTCAGTTTCTCCAACGCACTGAAGTTTATTGACAGCTGGGTCAAAGTTTCCTCGGGCATATCTATCGCCATTCGGTTTTTGctgtaatcataaaaaaaaaggttttactccCTCCTATAACAATAAATAGTAGGTTTCGTATTTCAGAAAATTTTGCATACAAGGTATCAGAGCTACTTTATAACCTGGCCCGCCCCCTCCAAACGTGGGCGCATCTTGTACATGACCAAATACTAGACTAAGGCCTCGAAAGAATACAAAGCGCTTACTTTGCGCCCACGTTTTTATACTATAACTAgccgtgcccgcgaccttgtacgcgtttgaatttaggggttgtccattaatcacgtgaggcttgaaaggggggggaggggtttgataaaaatcacgaaaataacacaagggggaggggggtgtagtaagatatctcgtgtatttattttttcgtctaagGACGTGCCAGTGGTGTGGATTGTACTTCTGTACAAAGAAGAAAGTTCAGGAACATGTAAATTCATGTCACAAGCAACCTAATCCGAGCAGTAATAGTGTAGAGATGCACAATGTTCGTCCTTCACGCATCCTAACGCGACGATCAATCGGCAGATCGAAAGAAATTCTCAACGTTGTTCGCGAAAATGATGACACCGAGTGGCTTGATGAAACCGATGTTGATTTTCAACAAAGCACAGTGCCAACAACTGACCTGCAAGATGCTTATCCAGTTGTTAGTGTTGAAGAATGTCTTGCTAATCCATGGTCCGAGgacaatatacattaaatatatttatgtactagTACAATACATGTTTTTCCTATGATTACACtcttcgtttattattattgtttaacaatGCAATGTTTAACAATGCCATAATatggcaataaaaaaatacttgcaaCCCGGTGTAGACATTTTTATTATGGTCCTTaaattcagaataaaataagattatagttcctgtatttaaattaagataatattcagaaaattttaagattcgttgtaggtactaaaaatacacgtgatgtcgagaagggggaggggggtggtcttaaacctcactacgtatcaccaatgggggagggggggttaaaaaatgctaaaaaaagatcacgtgattaatggacaaccccttaacaaaaaaaaatattattgtagcctaagttactctttattatatcggttatctgccagtgactcccatcaaaatcggtccagccgttccagagattagccggaacttgtttgttccggctacagacaaaaattgtaaaaaatgttattttgataaatgtacaatgtatacatacatatgcattgaataaaaatggactattttaatattagaaactgacactccaattttattatatgtattgatatgcCAGCGCCATTTGCAATTTTTAGAATATATCCTCACCTCAGATCCAGCTCCCTCAAGTCCGGTAGCTGAGACGACAGCTGAATAACCTCCCTCCAGTTCGCGAAAAGGTTCTGGGATACATCCAGGCTGCGGACGTTGGGGCAGAGAGCGGCAACATTACCAGCTTTAGACACATTCTGATCATGTACACACACTTCTAGAAGACGATCGAATTTTCtgaaaacagataataaataccaATTGAGGACCACATTCAC
This DNA window, taken from Vanessa cardui chromosome 26, ilVanCard2.1, whole genome shotgun sequence, encodes the following:
- the LOC124540764 gene encoding tubulin-specific chaperone E; translated protein: MVGAMPVNLIPKFCNGAMDSHNGGEDCENPVFIGSRVKCNDDFATVKYIGEVQGYKGIWYGVEWDNAERGKHNGFVDDIQYFKTTKPNAGSFIRPNKIAQYKTCAEAIRRYYGDREDETVAAHRRTVINEWKREMGAPFIEMVGFEKIHQKQKFDRLLEVCVHDQNVSKAGNVAALCPNVRSLDVSQNLFANWREVIQLSSQLPDLRELDLSKNRMAIDMPEETLTQLSINFSALEKLNISVCDYEWTDILALSHLWPKINELIAAYNRIKKLSQPDVTLRTLSVLRLDGNPIDSWTEIMNLGRLKSLKILSLNDCNIGSIRFNDEPGNGKVDVFEKLEVLFLNRNNINDWRSLSELDKLKSLKKLYFLKNPVQNDEDYDTGSQMIMAKIGNLQEINGSLITRELRRGAEYDYMKRYGAEWKLAQNDPQMKVAFDIEHCRFQELISKYGIPDDSLLVKQPKTTTLTSQLLEITLCNENGKVLKKKFPSSMAVQKLVTMAQRLFSKGNTGSPTLYLLDDQMQGAEITLDNVMKDLAYFSVKNGDTILIRFR